The genome window acacgcttgttcaaacacaacaaatactTGTGAAAGTGTGGCAATGGGTCTGTTTTAATTTAAGATAGACTACTGCATTTACTTGaggtcacatgtgtgtgtgcgtgtgtgtgtgtgtgtgtgtgtgtgtgtgtgtgtgtgtgtgtgtgtgtgtgtgtgtgtgtgtgtgtgtgtgtgtgtgtgtgtgtgagtgtgagatggtctgtgtgtgttacctctcTTTTGAGGACATCAATCACATTTCAAAGTCACATTGAGGGGatttgcttttgtcttttggggACATTGTGCACAAACATAAATCATTACATTACCGGCTGAAAACTGTCCAAGGTGAGTGTAGTATTTTGGATTACGCTGGAAGTGGTAATGTTTATAAGTCAAGAAAATGTATGTAAGTCAATGTAATGTCCCTAAAGGTAATGAGaaaacaaggtgtgtgtgtgtgtgtgtgtgtgtgtgtttaaaagggAGGGTTGAGAGCATGCAGGTTGTCACACACAGATGGCCGCTCCCCTGTCTTCTCTGTTTGACTCCTGAGGAAAACGTGTCACACACCATTTGACAAAGATGGTcagtctaaaaaaaacaacaaatattagTTTATTCTGATGCAAACTGATGGTTGACGAAAACAATTTCATGGTAAATGTAGAAGTTCctttgagacaaaaaaaacgaaataatTTCAGATGTCTTTCTATAAATAGCAGATATTGATCACTCTGATTAGCAACCTAGAAAGACGTCTTTCAGGCCTTTTTATTACCTTTGTTCACCTCCTGAACAACCCTATATAGCATAAGCCCTCCAGAGAGCTCCTTGTTGAGGCATCTTGATCAGCACCAGTATGGCAGCCGGTCCCAGTGGCCCTGAAGGAGCGGACGCTGGGGGTTTGTGCTCCGCTCCTCGGCCGGCGGCAGCTGCTTCCACACGTGGAGACGAGCTGAGTCAGACGTGGCCGCTGTGTGGTGCGTGATGTCTGcgtcgaggtgtgtgtgtgaaaaatagGCCAATTCTGCAAAATATGGTGTAGAAAAACTCACCCTCAAAATAACAGAAAGATAGCATCTTCAGTAAATTTGAGAATATATAACAAATAACTCATTTTGAGAAATATAGTCATATGGTTTCTGGAAAATTAACatgaaagataaaaaacaaGCTTCCTCGATAATCTGACGCATGCATTTCAAACTTTTGCATACACAAATCCCTTTACTCTTCTTTTGATCCTATTTTTTTCTTGTCAGGAAGGTTTTTATACTGTGAGGAGATGTGATTCTCGAGTGCgtccatgaaaaataaatgtttttttcatggcaGCAATGCTGCATCTAATGGAAATATCTTGCCCAATGATTTTATAAACGATTCCCCCAAGCCAAAGATATCCATTGAAGCCCTTGAATCCTGATCATTTTCCAAAGTGCAAAGGTTTGTTTGTAATTCTTCTTCCGGCAcgctctgtctttgtctccactCAGGCTAATTGAGAAGCGACAACAAAATGGAGAAACCATTGAACTATCAGCCGAGGGCCGTCccgagctggtggaggagaaggagcttcCAGTGGTGGACTGCACCTGCTTTGGCCTGCCGAGGCGCTACATCATCGCAATCCTGTCCGGCCTGGGATTTTGCATCTCTTTTGGCATTCGGTGCAACCTGGGTGTGGCCATTGTCAGCATGGTGAATGACCAAACGGTCTACAAAGGCAACAAGGAAGTCCTCGTGGTGAGCTGCAAAACGGATTTGGATATGGTGCTCGATTTTGGATTGATGCCACAATTTCTTTTTGATGAAAGAAAGAGATGAATGATACAGAAAACACTTCACTCTCACGCTAAATGCATCTAGTGAACATGAGAGCAACAATATACAGTGCATGTATTCCTTATCGTCATCAATACAGTCTTCctcctttttaattaattattattaattaattaacaacaGATGTACTCATGTGTTTGGCATATTTGTGTGTAAGTGGCATATTTCTTTCTCTGCAGGCTGCACAGTTCACCTGGGACCCCGAGACAGTGGGAATGATCCACGGCTCCTTTTTCTGGGGCTACATCGTCACACAGATCCCGGGTGGCTTTATATGTCAAAAATTTGCCGCCAACAGGTTATTGTCTTCACATTACAACATCATCTGGCATGTAGTGCCCTTGTTTACAGTAAATAGGTtgacttttgtgcattaaaaaacaaaatgaatcactATTGagcagtaattaaaaaaaacacacagaaatctgaaaataaataaatgtaacattttgaaCGTAGTCTTTATAAGCAAATTAAAAGAAGGTGTAgttgcataaataaaataacgtgCATCATGTAGGATCACAACCTTCTAGTGGAGCATTTGTTTTCATCTGTTGCTGTTTAATCTCAGACCTGAAGCAGCTTCTTtgttctcctgtgtgtttaAGAGTGTTTGGCTTTGCCATAGTGGCCACATCCACCCTCAACATGCTGATTCCATCTGCTGCTCGCTGCCATTACAGCTGCGTCATACTGGTTCGGATATGCCAGGGCCTTGTTGAGGTACCGTGTGGGCCTGCGTGTGCTTGTGCTCGGTACGAGTCTTCCTGGTTGTATTGAGGGTCTCCCTAACTGTATTATGTCCTTCAGGGTGTATCATACCCAGCCTGCCACGGGATCTGGGCCAAGTGGGCTCCTCCGCTCGAGAGAAGTCGATTAGCCACAACGGCCTTTTGTGGTAAAGTTTCTCGCCTTGCTGACACATTTCTCCAAATCTAATGTTTTTCACATGAGCTTGTGAAGTCCAGAGGTCAAAGTTAAAATGTTAAAGTGTCCGTATCGTAAATACGTATGAATACTTTCATGAGAGTAATCACAAAGTTCCGTCCATGAAGAAATACACGTGTACAGAAACTTTGCATTTCAACAACTGAATAGTATTTTCTCACGGTGGCGATGTCACAACTATACAAAATATAGATTattatttacacacatttaaCAGATTTAAAGTTCTAAACATGTCTCAGTTTATTTCTgctgacaggaagtaaacacAGACCCAAGCCGAGCAACACAATTCCTGTGAAACACGCTCAAACGAAGCTTGTTGAATGCTGCTTTATTCAGATTTTTTGGAACATTGAAGCGTGCAGAAATGTTTTAGTAGAAATCCGACATAAAAGTATGAACCTGGAAAATTAGTATTTTACATGTAAGATAGTATGACAAGTGACCTTTAAAAGTATTGGACATGTGAATTTTACAACCACTGAATAACAATGTATAGTATTAATTTTAAGTACTAAAATTAGTACATGTTTGAGAGGAAAAGTAAtaatttgttgcttttttataTTGCATGCCTTCTTAGGATCCTATGCAGGGGCGGTGGTGGCCATGCCTTTGGCTGGGATACTGGTGCAATACACTGGGTGGCCTTCAGTATTCTACGTCTACGGTTAGTATCCCTGTGTTGTTTTACGTCCGTACTGACAGCCAAGCATCATTAATGAACACACCAGCATTTTTCATTTGATACGCAATTTATTAATGTCTGTGTTTCGGTTTGCAACGGTTCATATGTGCCTGCATTAGGTGTTAAAAACTACAAATGTCTCTTTACAGCATTAGCTTTAACTTAGAAGGAAGTCTGAGCAGCAATGCTTctcattttttctttaattctcacTGCACCCACGTCTGTGTCTTCTGCTTCCTCTGCCTTCCTCGTTCAGGCGTTGTTGGGATATTCTGGTATATGTTCTGGATTCTGGTGTCGTATGAGAGTCCCGCCGCTCATCCCACCATCACACCGGAGGAGAGGAAGTACATTGAAGATGCAATCGGAGAGTCTGCTTCGTTTCTTAATCCTCTGCACGTACGTCTCCATATGATGTAACACTGAGAAACCTTTGGACCCGCATACAAACCCACACCTACAAACACGCTGGACATTCATATGTACACACGCAGCCGACTCCAGTTCTTGATCCATCACGGTGAATTCAGTGGATCCCAATAATATCTTCTTCCTTTGGATGGCAGAAATTTAAAACCCCATGGAAAcacttcttcacctccatgcCAGTCTACGCCATCATTGTGGCCAACTTCTGCAGGAGCTGGACCTTCTACCTGCTGCTCATCAGCCAGCCGGCCTACTTTGAAGAAGTCTTTGGCTTTGAGATCAGCAAGGTGACACCACATGATCTATAAAAACATTACAGAAGCTCCAGTGGGATTCAAAttgatcaaatgaaaaaaagacaatcgTTCTTCTTATGGGTGGGTTTTATTTGATGAGAGGTGTCTTGGAATTATCGGCAGAGTCCCAGATGCAAAGCGTCTATCACAGGTCATGTGAGCTTGTGTAATCGTATTTATATATTGATATTCTCATGTTTAATTCAAAAGCAAGACATAACAAGGCTCTGGAGGTAATAGGAAATAGTGGCAGAGACAAGAGAGGCTGTCAGATTGGATCTGCTCAGCGTcataacacaaatacacactctcTTCTCGCCCCCTTGTCCTCTTTCAGGTGGGAATGGTGTCAGCTCTCCCCCATCTGGTGATGACAATCATCGTGCCGATTGGAGGCCAGTTGGCCGACTACCTGAGAACCCACAACCTGATGTCCACCACCAACGTCAGGAAGCTCATGAACTGTGGAGGTGAGTGCTCGACACAAAGTGAGAGACTCAAGGTCGAACTTTGTTGTACTGAAACAACATATATGattgtgtactttttttttttactttggtgcTTGGGCAGTAATACTTTTCCAGAAACGTGCCTGCAAAAGCCCCATAACATTTTCAGACTTCTaaagcgttttcttgtgtgcaTAAACACGTGTACTATCGCTGACATACAATACACTACTATGTAACGGGTGCATAGATGTTGATGCGCTTACGTGTCTCAGGCTTTGGGATGGAGGCTACCTTCCTGCTGGTGGTGGGATTCTCTCACTCAAAAGGCGTTGCCATCTCCTTTTTGGTCCTCGCTGTGGGCTTCAGTGGATTTGCTATCTCAGGTAAGAGACTCTGTAGAAGAAACGTCCCGACTCTGCTCCACAAACATTATAACAAACAGTTGGGGGGAATCATCTTGTGGCCTGCTTTTCATCTTCCACTCAGGGTTTAACGTCAACCACTTGGATATCGCCCCTCGGTACGCCAGCATACTGATGGGCATCTCAAACGGGGTGGGAACGTTGTCTGGAATGGTGTGTCCTCTCATCGTGGGAGCCATGACCAAACACAAGGTAACAACCCTTCACAACGTCCACTTCACAACGTGATGTGAAGATGACCAGCTCACATGCCCCGATCCTTTTTACATCCTTTCAGACGCGTGATGAGTGGAAGTACGTCTTCCTCATAGCGTCTCTCGTACATTATGGAGGAGTGATTTTCTATGGTAGGACTTGACTTTGACTACAGTGTTTTGTCTGCAGAAGATCTCCGTCGAAATGCTGATCACATTTATTTCTCGATAGGAATCTTTGCGTCAGGGGAGAAGCAGCCATGGGCGGACATAGAAGACACCAGTGAGGAGAAGTGCGGTATCATCGATGAAGATGAACTGGCAAATGAAACAGAGGAAATGTATCGCGGAGGCGGGCAGTACGGTGCCATGAGCAAACCGGTCGTTGGTTCCAACGGAGGAGggaccggaggaggaggcggaggaggcggaggcgggcCGGGATGGGTGTCGGACTGGGATAAGTCAGAGGAGTATGTGCAGCCACCTGGATACAACTCTTACATGtacggaggagaagaggagagggagctgACATAGAAGTTTGACGTGAAacaagataaaagaaaaaaagcaagatggagaaaaagaggaagattgTTTGGAAGAGAGGCACTGCAATTCTGAATGGACCTGCGGTGTGCTTTTGTACAATATTTACAATTGCACATATCATAAGGAAAGTCTACATCTGATTCATTcttatgtttgtgtgtacgtgtgtgtgtgtgtgtgtgtgtgtgtctgtgtgtgtgtaggcacgTGCATGCAGGGGTTAAAGTGGTTAACGTGCACAAACATATACAGTATTAATTAACAAAAAAGAGAACTCAAAGGTCCCAGATGATCCTTCCTGCTACTGAACTCGTTTTCTGATTGTTCAGAAGTTTCCACAACATTACAGAGGagattcaatgtgtgtgtgtgtgtgtgtgtgtgtgtgtgtgtgtgtgtgtgtgtgtgtgtgtgtggttggttggATGCGGCTTGTACAACAACTGTCTCAAGCCGCTGGCATTGTGTTATATTAACAGTTGTATGTGTAactcacacattttctttttttgctgggaAAGCACCTTTCGGGCCTCAGTTTagttaaatacaaaatgtgattccacttattacactttttgGTTTATATTACTCTCGAGGCTCTCAGCTTTACGATAAATCACATTGAGTGTGtactaaaaaactaaaatcaaCACACATCCACGAAAGGTTAATGTGAACAATGTTGTCCGGATGCTGGTGATGCATATAGTGAATTCCCTTTGCCTCAGCAACACTACGTTTCCAAAGCAATGCACAATTCAAGTATGCATTCATGTGGCAACTACTTTAACTACTTTAAAACTTTTATCAAAGAAGAAAATGGTGCTTAGGTGTTGTATGATCCCGTGTTTGTATTGGTGGAGTTGTAAAACCTTGTTCCAACAGTATGTGCATTTGAACatacagaggtgtgtgtgtgtgtgtgtgtgtgtgtgtgtgtgtgtgtgtgtgtgtgtgtgtgtgtgtgtgtgtgtgtttgagcttgCATGTGGTGTCTTGCTGAATCTCACCTGGGTCTGACCGAACTAGGTCACTTGAAGCCAGGCTTAAGGGTCCCGTGAGTAATCATCGGATATATTGGTGACTTTCCATTTGGTGAGTACGCTCCCATTAAGAGAGGTGGCCCGGATTGACAAGTTGAGTGTGATGGTTACTGAACCAGCGAGGAACAACAGTTAAAACATTCCCAGGCATCACGGCCCGAGTTCTATCTTTTTCTGCGTCTCCTTGGctgcctctccctccatcttcctcctcctattCATCGGGACGCTTCCTGTCTTCTCCTCTTTGTCGGTGCTCCTTCCATGTCTTTAGTACCTACGTTTCAGTCATGTTTGAGTAGGACAGCGCTTTTctgttggtctgtgtgtgtgtatgtgtgtgtgtgtgtgtgtgtgtgacggtgaGAGTGTGTTGTTGCGTTGGGTGCAGGTGCTGAAACATTGTGCGGCGAGCGTGTTTTAATGAGCACAGCAGTGCAGTAGCTGCCCTGCcatccctcccctcctttcacacaaaagcacacactcAGTAAACCAACGACGTGCATTTCATGCAGTCAAGTGCACCGTGCTCGGTGTGCACGAGAGTGGTGGAACACTATTTGGTATTTACACAGCTGTGAAGCACCCACGGAAACCGAGTAAGATTAGAAAGTGTTATCACACattaacaatgtgtgtgtttaagttgGGTACCAATCATGGCAAGTCAAATACGCTCCTCTCGTGCCCTTTGAAAGCAGCACCCTCTCCATCTTTACGCACTGACAGCCGGGTAATGTAGTGGACGGTCCAGAGGGGATTCTCCTGAGAGGACACTAACATGCTCatagaaaaaaaggaacagtCTTGTTGTACAAACAAGCTGCACAGTACAACTCTTTGCATCCGCACATAGAGGCAGCATACAAGAAACTACATGTGCATGCACATACCtatgcacgcacaaacacaacctcTGCCCCATGCGTGTACTCTGATCATGCAAACATACAACTCTCTTTTCAGATCGAGGATCTAATTCCATTCAACTTATATAGAGGTGGTGGTATGGGCTCACTTGTGATAAACTGGAATGTTGGAATGTTAAAGTAATAGATTCAAATCaagatttaaatttaaaaaagggattaAAGCTAATTTTGTTTTGAGGGAAATATCTAAAATTCATAAATGATTATTTCTTTGaacaatttcatttttaagtGTTGTATCTGTGTATTTTTAATCACGTTTCTCTTAGTCTAAGTTCATGGCTGTTCCAATTTTGTCCTTCTTTGATGAAATGTGTGGTGAGTATGCTGTAAAAATAACAAAGGACAAAATCATATTTAAACATACAAAAATTGGGAAAAAATTCTATGTATAAAAGATGTATATGTGAGATATCCTTGTGTATAATAAAATGTAAGCAATTTGAGAGGAGGTCACTATGTCAACCCAATCAACATGATTTATTCCCTTTACAGTACAATGACGCACTAAATTAGTGTCGTTCTTTAGATTATTTTTGTTACTTCACCAGCGCAGTGTCAGTTCTCGGATCTCTCCCAGGGCAGATGGATGCAGGATTATCTCTGTGATTTTCGGCAAAGATTAGATAGGAGAGCAGATGCACTCAGTGGGAGAGTGAGGGAGAAACACGGACGTCAGTGACAACGGAAGTGGAAGGATCAGGGACCAGAGGGTGGGGCATGaacacctccccctccaccctctctctctctctctccctcgttaAACTGAGCATTTAAATAGTTTCCCAGGTAGTGAAGAGCTTGGTGACTTCAATAATCATCTCGTCTTTATAGTTTtagaataaatatacatataatgaATACTACTGATTTCATTTCTATGCGTGTCAATAgatctttattttgaaaagctttaCCGGAAGTATTGACGCACTTTAACTGGTATTAAACGTATTAAACTGGTATTGACGAATTAAATACAGTGCTGCAGTTCACCACCGTAACCACTAGACGGcggtaaacacacacgcatcttCATGATTCTGGACGTACACATGCAGATTTTAAACTGGTTTCCCAAGAGTAAAATATGAATACTGACCGTACTCTTGTTACATTAAGGCTGTGCAGTAGCCACGAATTGAATTTTAGTTGTACATTTCCTAATTTtaaccactagatggcagccaaaataaatgttgccaaaaaaaactgttggtaaattagcaacaaaaatatatatatttaccacTAATTGTATGTTTATATGTTGTATTGCATGGGTTAAATGTAAAAGTTAGTTGACCGTACTGTTTTGTAGTGCACTCTGTGACCACTGGAGGGAAGTGAAGATTCAGTCTAACTACAACTCAGGAAACTCCAAGTGACACGCAGGTATCAAGTTAGACAGAATCTTGCACTATTACTTCCTGCAACCTTTTCTTAAAACCCGGTGGTAAATTACGGTGGATAAAACACTCACAATAATAGAAGCATTTGCAATACAGAACAAAAATGcacttataatatataaatatctacTAGTACACTGAACTATGTTAGCGGAGCAATGTCACATTGCAACGTAGCAATAAAATACACCGAATGTATTAGTTTAGATATCTGCAGGATTAAGAGGAACGTCTTctgtgtgggaaaaaaaagttttcctgACAGGACACGCCCAACTATGGCTACGTCTCTTTACTATTGGACAGATTTGCTTGGTATAGGCGGGGTCAAACGCTACAACTCCCCTGTGATTGGGTTGTTACGACGTCGGTCAGCATATCGTCGCTTCATTGGTTGTTTGACGACGGGGATTAACCTGAAAACGCTGCCTTCATTGAGCCACAATGGAGACTAAATAGGAACTCGCTCGGTTTCAggcttttaatttatttatttcatgaagtAAGATTTGTACTAATAACTTAAAAAAATCTGCGGTTACTCGTTTTCGACACGTTATACAAATCAGGAAAACAAGTTGCGGACACACCCTGAAGCTTGTCGACAAGtgggtttgggtttttttttgaaTAAGGAAATCGTCTCCAGGCTAACGCTATGTAGCAAGCTAATCTCAGTTATCCTCCGTAAACCCGGCTATCCTTTCACAAACAGCCACAACACCCACACACCGAGGTAAGCACGTTGACTCGACACGACAACGAGGAGGACACCGCAGAGAGACGGGTCAGTTCTCCTCAAAACCCGGGTCCGTCTCTCCGGCGCGTCCGCctggggaggaaagagggagacgtcCGCCGGTGTGATTTGTTCACCTCGCCCTTCTCTCCCGGGTGGAGTTTTGATCCTCATTTGtttaattctctttttttcttttttttaaaggcatgACCGAGTACAAACTCGTGGTGGTCGGGGCTGGAGGTGTAGGGAAGAGCGCTCTCACCATCCAGCTCATCCAGAACCACTTCGTGGACGAATATGATCCAACCATCGAGGTAAGAGGGACGAGCCGGCAGACAAATCCAGCGAAAACGCGTCGAGCTTTTAGGGTTTTACAAACACAATTCTCAGATCCTTCCTtaaacccttttaaaaaaatatttctattgatAATCATCGTGGTCTTCTGTGACAGATGTTTCATCAGTGCCACTTTCTCTGGTGTCAACGAGTGCTGAGCATTTGCACTACACAATTAATAAATATGTGTATCAATAATCTACTTTATTTAAGTGAAGGTCCTGTGTGAAAACCTAACGAGGGTACATATATAATTTACTTCAAGATGAATCAATATTTAGCTTGTATATTTCAGTAATTATAGATCTTTTATCTTATtactgtttatatatattttttatatcttgtttagttgttttttttactatgtCTCTGTTTGCACTTTTACCCTTCAGCTGCTGTAATTTTCCCCCTGCTGCGGCACTAATAAAGGATTTTGGATAAAGGACTTTATCATATTAAGTTGAATTTAATATGGTAACGCCCTTTTAAAGCAAAAGCTTTCCTGCAACTTTGCTGAGTAATCTAAACAATACCCACAAGTTGCTTCTGCATTCCTCAATGTTCACACACAACCTGTTGCTGCATGTgcaactccccaaaaaaaacaacgacttTGCAATCATCCTGACGCAATCCATTGTCCGATTTTCGCGTCAGACTCGTTTTGTTGCGCCTGTGTGACCGAGTCATCGTTTGTGTTCCAGGACTCGTACAGAAAGCAGGTGGTGATTGAcggggagacatgtctgttggACATCCTGGACACTGCCGGTCAGGAGGAGTACAGCGCCATGAGGGACCAGTACATGAGAACAGGGGAGGGCTTCCTCTGTGTGTTCGCCATCAACAACACCAAGTCCTTCGAGGACGTCCACCTCTACAGGTACAAGACACCTCGAGTTATTTAGAAAGTTCAAACCGTTGTAAAAGGACAGATACTTTTACCCTGGATCAGTCTGTCAGtccgttgtgtttttgtgaaattTAGTTTGACATTCTAAACACCAGCTTTTTGTGATCGTTTATTTTAGGACACTTTCACACACTTTACATTCTGTCAATACCTGTTAACACTACGCTGAGTTTTTGTGACGTTATTCAGGTACTGTACTATGACTCCTCCTTTGACATATTAATGCCAATACTATActacaaccttttttgcctcctGCACGTTGTCCCCTGCTCAGAGAGCAGATCAACCGGGTGAAGGACAGTGACAGTGTTCCCATGGTGCTGGTGGGGAATAAGAGCGACCTGAGCACTCGCACGGTGGAGTCGCGGCAGGCGCAGGAGCTCGCTAGAAGCTACGGAGTGCCGTTTGTCGAGACCTCTGCCAAAACCAGACAGGTACATGGGAAAGACTCTTGTACTCCCTTTGCAAAGATAAATTCGTGAGTCTTGTTGGAGTAAATAACTCAAAGTCGATGTCTGGAATAGAACTTTTAATCACGTCATAGACATCAAATCTAATTTCCTGTTGTGTGACAGTGGTTTTCTCTTGCAGGGCGTAGAGGAAGCTTTCTATTCGCTAGTACGTGAGATTAGACGATATAAGGAGACCAACCGCAGCAAcaagaagagcaagaagaaCACTCAGAGGCGCTGCATAATACTATAGCCCAACACGCAGACCAGCTCATCCCTAAAAGCACTTGTCTCGCGCTCGCGCTCACGCTGCACCCGCTCCGATGGCCATCACGGCAGCGGAGGTGGCTGCTGGTTCCCACATGCAGTACGTCACAGGATACGCAATGTCTATTCAACGCTGTGAATTATCGGCTTCTTTTTGTTGACCaaacggctgcaaaatgaaGTTTTTACatgagtttttttgttgttgctacGGTTCGCGTTTGTGCAAACTTAATTGGAGTCAGTGGTAGAAAGATTTCATTTTCCTGTAATGATCGTACTCTTACTAATTGGTATCACGTCAAGTTGGTGTCACAAACTATTGCTGTTGACTCTTCGTAGGTCCGGGGTCCACCGTGGTGGTGCGTCACTGCACTTTGCACCGTCATGTCAGGTGACACTTTCAGTCTAAAGTCTGTGACTATTTAAAGAGGTGATATTAGATTGgtacccttttttcttttttttctttttttaaacagtttacTCATCCTGAGAGCTGTGATGCATCGTGGAAGCTGGAAGTCTTCCTATGTGGTACATTTAAACTCCACTGATGCGGAAACTCCTCACAAAATCTCCGACTTTGACTCGTTATCTGATCATCTTGAGATACTTGATAAGGAACCAGTTTTTTATAGCAGTGTTTGTCCTCTTTCATAATTAATTACCTTCCATGTTGTGgatgacatttatatttttgtagtAGAACCATGAAAGGTTCCTGCTTTTCAATGGTGTTAAACAAATAGCGTCCCGAAGCCCCTTTCATTATTAAACGTTTAGTCTCTCACTGACAGCTATGTAAAATCTTCAATGCACTCGGCTGTAATGAACAAATAAAGGTCTTCAGCTTGTAtgagtttgttttattcagGAGGGGGAATCTTCACAAAGTGTATTTTTAGAAAGATGCAGGACATCAGACTTAATATAAAACACCAACAACCAAACCAATGCAACACCTTCATGTCAAATTAAGATTATGGAATGAAGAGTTTCAATACAagttaaatgtgtatatatttagcATCTGGTGTTACTGCGATAATAGAAACCATCACACATGAGGGATAGATTgcttttggatttttattttacaaaagtgACATACCATTCAtattagaaaacaaaaatatatgcattttttaCAATCcgcgagagaaagaaaatacagcGGGACAAAGGCTCATCTGAGCTGGCTCATCTGAGCTGACGCGTCTGTCGCTCACCATCCAAAACGATTCACCAGGGTGCTCTGGTCATCCAGATCTTTCTGAACCTTCTTCCTCATGTAAAAGATGGGACAATCCCGACtgtagaggagtcaggaggGACGGTGTTACCGTGTATTCAGGCATAATTCTCAAGTCAACACTGCGCTTCAATAGATATTCG of Gasterosteus aculeatus chromosome 11, fGasAcu3.hap1.1, whole genome shotgun sequence contains these proteins:
- the slc17a7a gene encoding solute carrier family 17 member 7a — protein: MEIRPDRFKAAAGKTLGRINRLIEKRQQNGETIELSAEGRPELVEEKELPVVDCTCFGLPRRYIIAILSGLGFCISFGIRCNLGVAIVSMVNDQTVYKGNKEVLVAAQFTWDPETVGMIHGSFFWGYIVTQIPGGFICQKFAANRVFGFAIVATSTLNMLIPSAARCHYSCVILVRICQGLVEGVSYPACHGIWAKWAPPLERSRLATTAFCGSYAGAVVAMPLAGILVQYTGWPSVFYVYGVVGIFWYMFWILVSYESPAAHPTITPEERKYIEDAIGESASFLNPLHKFKTPWKHFFTSMPVYAIIVANFCRSWTFYLLLISQPAYFEEVFGFEISKVGMVSALPHLVMTIIVPIGGQLADYLRTHNLMSTTNVRKLMNCGGFGMEATFLLVVGFSHSKGVAISFLVLAVGFSGFAISGFNVNHLDIAPRYASILMGISNGVGTLSGMVCPLIVGAMTKHKTRDEWKYVFLIASLVHYGGVIFYGIFASGEKQPWADIEDTSEEKCGIIDEDELANETEEMYRGGGQYGAMSKPVVGSNGGGTGGGGGGGGGGPGWVSDWDKSEEYVQPPGYNSYMYGGEEERELT
- the LOC120827241 gene encoding GTPase KRas isoform X1: MTEYKLVVVGAGGVGKSALTIQLIQNHFVDEYDPTIEDSYRKQVVIDGETCLLDILDTAGQEEYSAMRDQYMRTGEGFLCVFAINNTKSFEDVHLYREQINRVKDSDSVPMVLVGNKSDLSTRTVESRQAQELARSYGVPFVETSAKTRQGVEEAFYSLVREIRRYKETNRSNKKSKKNTQRRCIIL
- the LOC120827241 gene encoding GTPase HRas isoform X2 — protein: MTEYKLVVVGAGGVGKSALTIQLIQNHFVDEYDPTIEDSYRKQVVIDGETCLLDILDTAGQEEYSAMRDQYMRTGEGFLCVFAINNTKSFEDVHLYREQINRVKDSDSVPMVLVGNKSDLSTRTVESRQAQELARSYGVPFVETSAKTRQWFSLAGRRGSFLFAST